The proteins below are encoded in one region of Acidobacteriota bacterium:
- a CDS encoding ADOP family duplicated permease, with amino-acid sequence MLNDFSFALRMLRKSPLFTFAAVLTLTLGIGANTAIFSITHEVLGDLPYPDYERLVRLYTPDLEHRYRLDPSLPDLLDIRDRATRLEAIEAFYTRVAPLGDDGQRAVTVHSSSGFLSLIGARAHRGRLLSQSDWDANAPAAAVLSFEFWVSRYGGDDEAVGQVIGIGDRQYTIVGVAEPVMGPLLRRHDIFVPWSMEAQRASASRGARGGIRTLGKLGQGVSLSQAQAQLRVIGEELAQDYPESSGGVRPELVSLYDEIVGEAEPSLLALSGASLLILLIAVANIANLMLARGSRRRREMSIRSALGAGRLRLARLLLSEALLLSIFGGLAGLGAAWFLVKTFVASTPIHVPRLNEVGVDLEVILASLGVSILSGLLFGLAPLIFVRQVTSARGLSGSGSAADPGRLRGQSGLAVAQLALSLILLTGSGLMVRSFLALQSVPVGIDYEQIVVLSSGSLSVGHFPDRNQQLDQFNRILEGIEALPGVEAVTLTSQAPLSSSALAEDIEVLTGSNKGSSISCELIGVTGDFFQFFGSSALQGRLFRPQDRDFADSMVVVDSKLAERLWPEQPAVGQRLDFRGSEGEVIGVVEPIRYGDLAADFRPKMYTLQQHSRSAFGGTFLIRHQGDPEPVLAAVRSRVEEIDPSFRIAYLQPLEAFYQQWLVRPRFFLLLLGGLGVLALIVASVGVYGVMSYSVSRRLNEIGIRMALGARRANIFKLFYRTTAFQLAIGLTLGLLGALWLTPFLESLLFQIRPGDPLALLSTALVLSLAATLAILIPVRRAVRVDPARTLRE; translated from the coding sequence ATGTTGAACGACTTTTCCTTTGCCTTGAGGATGCTGCGAAAGAGTCCCCTCTTTACCTTTGCCGCCGTTCTCACTCTGACACTGGGAATCGGGGCCAACACGGCCATATTTTCCATCACTCACGAGGTATTGGGCGATCTCCCCTATCCCGACTACGAGCGGCTTGTCAGGCTCTATACGCCTGATCTGGAGCACAGGTACCGTCTCGATCCGTCTTTGCCCGACCTTCTCGACATCCGCGACCGGGCTACCAGACTGGAGGCTATAGAAGCCTTTTACACCCGCGTCGCCCCTCTGGGGGACGATGGGCAGCGAGCGGTCACGGTCCACTCTTCTTCCGGGTTCCTGAGCTTGATCGGGGCTCGAGCACATCGAGGCAGACTCTTGAGCCAATCCGACTGGGACGCCAATGCTCCGGCGGCGGCTGTCTTGAGCTTCGAGTTTTGGGTCAGCCGCTATGGAGGCGACGACGAAGCGGTGGGTCAGGTCATCGGAATCGGTGACCGGCAGTACACCATCGTCGGCGTCGCTGAGCCCGTCATGGGCCCGCTCTTGAGACGCCACGACATCTTTGTTCCCTGGTCCATGGAAGCGCAACGGGCCAGCGCTTCTCGCGGAGCCAGGGGAGGAATAAGGACCCTGGGGAAGCTGGGCCAGGGCGTGTCCTTGTCTCAGGCCCAGGCTCAACTGCGGGTTATCGGCGAAGAGCTGGCGCAGGACTATCCCGAGAGCAGCGGCGGGGTCAGACCGGAGTTGGTGTCGCTCTATGACGAAATCGTAGGCGAGGCTGAGCCTTCCTTGCTGGCATTGTCAGGTGCCTCACTGCTGATCCTCCTCATCGCGGTCGCCAATATCGCCAACTTGATGCTGGCCCGCGGAAGCCGGCGGCGGCGGGAGATGTCGATTCGCTCGGCACTGGGCGCCGGACGCCTGCGGTTGGCTCGGCTGCTGCTCAGCGAAGCGCTCCTGCTCTCGATTTTTGGCGGTCTGGCGGGTTTGGGCGCGGCTTGGTTCTTGGTCAAAACCTTCGTCGCCAGCACTCCCATTCATGTGCCACGTCTCAACGAGGTCGGCGTCGACTTGGAGGTGATTCTCGCCTCACTGGGCGTCAGCATTCTCAGCGGACTGCTCTTCGGACTCGCTCCCCTGATCTTTGTCCGCCAAGTCACATCGGCTCGGGGGCTCAGCGGAAGCGGGAGTGCGGCAGATCCAGGAAGACTGCGGGGACAATCAGGATTAGCTGTTGCCCAACTGGCGCTTTCCTTGATTCTGCTCACCGGATCGGGGTTGATGGTGCGCAGCTTTCTGGCCTTGCAGTCTGTTCCGGTGGGCATCGATTATGAGCAGATCGTCGTCCTCTCAAGCGGCAGCCTGAGTGTGGGCCATTTCCCTGACCGCAATCAGCAGCTTGATCAGTTCAACCGGATCCTGGAGGGCATCGAGGCCCTGCCGGGCGTCGAGGCTGTAACGCTGACCTCGCAGGCACCGTTGTCGTCAAGCGCGCTCGCCGAAGACATCGAGGTGCTTACGGGAAGCAACAAGGGCTCGAGCATTTCCTGCGAGCTGATCGGCGTAACGGGTGATTTCTTTCAGTTCTTCGGCAGCAGTGCCTTGCAGGGACGGCTTTTTCGACCCCAGGACCGTGACTTCGCCGACTCCATGGTGGTGGTGGACTCCAAGTTGGCCGAACGGCTCTGGCCCGAGCAGCCGGCGGTGGGTCAGAGGCTGGATTTCAGAGGAAGCGAAGGCGAAGTGATCGGAGTGGTGGAACCCATACGCTACGGGGATCTGGCTGCGGACTTCCGGCCCAAGATGTACACCTTGCAACAGCACAGCCGATCGGCCTTCGGGGGCACCTTTCTGATACGTCACCAAGGAGACCCTGAGCCCGTCTTGGCTGCCGTCCGCTCGCGAGTGGAAGAGATCGACCCGTCTTTTCGGATCGCTTACCTGCAGCCGTTGGAAGCTTTCTACCAGCAATGGCTGGTGCGGCCCCGGTTCTTCTTGCTGCTCCTGGGCGGATTGGGAGTCCTGGCTTTGATAGTGGCCTCTGTGGGCGTCTACGGCGTGATGTCCTACTCGGTCAGCCGCCGCCTCAACGAAATCGGCATCCGCATGGCCCTGGGAGCCCGCCGCGCCAACATTTTCAAGCTCTTCTACCGCACAACCGCCTTCCAACTGGCTATCGGTCTGACGCTGGGACTCTTGGGCGCGCTGTGGCTGACGCCCTTCCTGGAATCCTTGCTCTTTCAAATTAGGCCGGGCGATCCTCTGGCTCTTCTTTCCACGGCCCTGGTGCTTTCGCTGGCCGCCACCCTGGCCATCCTGATTCCAGTGCGGCGGGCTGTCCGCGTGGATCCGGCCCGAACCCTGCGGGAGTGA
- a CDS encoding alpha/beta hydrolase, translated as MKHPVICILALVLFSNASMLGQRSMAQDPSLNNLVHPEGYDPAELGTFGHVEERGQGPVPMILIPGGGFGWEVFESFMQRHQDDFTMYAVTLAGMGGTAAPPMPPQGTSYGERTWITGALEALKSLIRQRELDRPVVAGHFLEGAHVALEMAIRHPDMIRSAVILGGSAKFANPQYEAYTLEQRIRYYDTQMAPNWFKTVTLKTWNDNNFPASSYSNQAQVAERLYEQVSKGPLQIYVRYLLEFWSGDPTLEFGSIEVPVLVLMPSFSEQYLKEMDAPWLDHYFVVSWKGAEANPLIGRTAIPDAHIFVWLDNPQAVDEAIAGFLAKKE; from the coding sequence ATGAAACATCCAGTTATTTGCATTCTGGCGCTCGTTCTTTTCAGCAACGCATCGATGCTGGGCCAACGCTCCATGGCACAGGATCCCAGTCTCAACAACCTGGTCCACCCTGAGGGCTATGATCCTGCCGAGTTGGGCACCTTCGGCCACGTCGAGGAGCGGGGTCAGGGACCCGTGCCGATGATCCTCATCCCGGGGGGAGGGTTCGGCTGGGAGGTCTTCGAGTCCTTCATGCAACGCCATCAGGACGACTTCACCATGTATGCGGTTACCTTGGCGGGCATGGGCGGGACCGCGGCGCCTCCCATGCCGCCGCAGGGAACCAGCTACGGCGAACGCACCTGGATCACCGGCGCCCTAGAAGCCCTCAAATCTCTTATTCGGCAAAGGGAACTCGACAGACCCGTGGTGGCGGGTCATTTCCTGGAAGGCGCCCACGTGGCGCTGGAAATGGCCATCCGCCATCCCGACATGATCCGCTCGGCTGTCATTCTGGGAGGATCGGCCAAGTTCGCCAATCCCCAGTACGAGGCCTATACGCTGGAGCAACGTATCCGCTACTACGACACCCAGATGGCCCCGAACTGGTTCAAGACCGTCACCCTCAAGACCTGGAACGACAACAACTTCCCTGCCTCCTCTTATTCCAATCAAGCCCAGGTAGCGGAACGCCTTTATGAGCAGGTCTCCAAGGGACCGTTGCAGATCTACGTCCGATATCTGCTGGAGTTTTGGTCAGGGGATCCCACCCTGGAATTCGGGTCTATAGAGGTGCCGGTTCTTGTTCTCATGCCGTCCTTCAGTGAGCAGTACCTGAAGGAAATGGACGCACCTTGGCTCGACCACTACTTCGTCGTCAGTTGGAAAGGGGCCGAGGCCAACCCGCTCATCGGGCGAACCGCCATCCCTGACGCCCACATTTTCGTCTGGCTTGACAATCCCCAAGCGGTCGACGAGGCGATTGCCGGTTTTCTGGCCAAGAAGGAGTGA